A single genomic interval of Ramlibacter sp. harbors:
- a CDS encoding HAMP domain-containing histidine kinase: MKGLGLFTLTGHPLFYWIWGHWLPQPYENIWLRGFTGLTGCLLISNRISNDPSSRLAGQVFSAVFWFELPFLFSWMYLCNSGNTVWLASICAMILSYYYATDWRLATLGIGAGAGIAWTLFQWMGPAVPALTDQQFAINAVVIAFSMSMGLLLGLSSANLRREHLNNTLTTMGIMAHELRTPLATMSLIGDAMRNERPHVPEASAQQLERLAGRLHSLVRNMNHQIDAQIANARLLRLPNHKESVSAGTVVGDALRDYPYRSAREKDSVVLQIRRDFKFAGSRALFSQVINNLVKNALRSLAAANTAAQPGDLLVEVGTLHERGRIVITDRGGGIDPELQDKIFEPFFSTDRGTGHGLGLAFCKRVIQSANGSIRVKSALGQGASFTIELPLLE, translated from the coding sequence ATGAAGGGGCTGGGCCTGTTCACGCTCACGGGCCACCCGCTGTTCTACTGGATCTGGGGCCACTGGTTGCCTCAGCCCTATGAAAACATCTGGCTGCGCGGGTTCACCGGCCTGACCGGTTGCCTGCTGATCAGCAACCGGATCAGCAACGACCCCTCGAGCCGGCTGGCCGGCCAGGTGTTCAGCGCGGTGTTCTGGTTCGAGCTGCCGTTCCTGTTCAGCTGGATGTACCTGTGCAACAGTGGCAATACCGTCTGGCTGGCCAGCATCTGCGCGATGATCCTGAGCTACTACTATGCAACCGACTGGCGCCTGGCAACGCTGGGCATCGGCGCCGGCGCCGGCATCGCATGGACGCTGTTCCAGTGGATGGGCCCCGCGGTGCCCGCGCTGACCGACCAGCAGTTCGCCATCAACGCGGTGGTCATTGCGTTCAGCATGAGCATGGGGCTGCTGCTGGGGCTGTCGTCCGCGAACCTGCGGCGCGAACACCTGAACAACACGCTGACCACCATGGGCATCATGGCCCATGAATTGCGCACGCCACTGGCCACCATGTCCCTGATCGGCGATGCGATGCGCAATGAACGGCCCCATGTGCCCGAGGCTTCGGCGCAGCAGCTCGAGCGGCTTGCGGGGCGGCTGCATTCGCTGGTGCGCAACATGAACCACCAGATCGACGCGCAGATCGCCAATGCGCGCCTGCTGCGCCTGCCGAACCACAAGGAGTCGGTCTCCGCCGGCACAGTCGTCGGCGACGCGCTGCGCGACTACCCCTACCGCAGCGCGCGTGAAAAGGACAGCGTGGTGCTGCAGATCCGGCGGGACTTCAAGTTCGCGGGATCGCGGGCGCTGTTCTCCCAGGTCATCAACAACCTGGTCAAGAACGCGCTCAGGTCGCTGGCCGCGGCCAACACCGCGGCGCAGCCCGGCGACCTGCTGGTCGAGGTCGGCACCCTGCACGAAAGGGGACGCATCGTCATCACTGACCGGGGCGGCGGCATCGACCCGGAATTGCAGGACAAGATCTTCGAGCCGTTCTTTTCCACGGACCGCGGAACCGGGCACGGACTGGGTTTGGCGTTCTGCAAACGGGTGATCCAGAGCGCAAACGGTTCAATTCGTGTCAAATCGGCATTGGGCCAGGGCGCCAGCTTCACCATTGAACTCCCCTTGCTGGAATAG
- a CDS encoding helix-turn-helix transcriptional regulator: MQLPVNFDSVSLDGILSDWICALREFSVEAVVVLGPDPFGTVEDRQVLAVHPPVVADAAQALAESRDFGAPWRDSDAPLVAWQHIAKSDHLSAGRWRLLSLAHGFQTVIRVEFSLPAGRAFECFMFSPRELNDRAEAASLVWSALNIWPLVRRCIATARSTLSPRERECLVLAFEGLTARESAARLHCSDRTVNYHLANAMNKLKVDNKMAAIQRACWIGAI; encoded by the coding sequence ATGCAGTTACCTGTTAACTTTGACAGCGTCAGCCTTGATGGCATTCTGAGTGACTGGATCTGCGCGCTGCGCGAGTTCTCCGTGGAGGCCGTGGTGGTGCTGGGTCCGGACCCGTTCGGGACCGTCGAGGACCGGCAAGTGCTGGCCGTGCATCCCCCCGTGGTGGCGGACGCGGCCCAGGCACTGGCGGAGAGCCGCGACTTCGGCGCGCCCTGGCGCGATTCCGACGCGCCTCTGGTGGCCTGGCAGCACATTGCCAAGTCAGACCACCTGAGCGCGGGGCGCTGGCGGCTGCTGTCCCTGGCGCATGGCTTCCAGACGGTGATTCGCGTCGAGTTCTCGCTGCCGGCGGGCCGTGCCTTCGAGTGTTTCATGTTCAGTCCGCGCGAGCTGAACGACCGGGCCGAGGCCGCATCGCTGGTCTGGTCGGCGCTGAACATCTGGCCCCTCGTCCGGCGGTGCATTGCCACGGCGCGCTCCACGCTGAGCCCGCGCGAGCGCGAATGCCTGGTGCTGGCCTTTGAGGGGCTGACCGCGCGCGAGAGCGCGGCGCGCTTGCACTGCAGCGACCGCACCGTCAACTACCACCTGGCGAATGCGATGAACAAGCTCAAGGTCGACAACAAGATGGCGGCCATTCAGCGCGCCTGCTGGATCGGCGCGATCTGA